Proteins found in one Takifugu rubripes chromosome 17, fTakRub1.2, whole genome shotgun sequence genomic segment:
- the LOC101073623 gene encoding E3 ubiquitin/ISG15 ligase TRIM25-like isoform X3, which yields MAHASISVTESQFKCPVCLDILKEPVSTPCGHTYCMSCINNYWDQAESGQFSCPQCRETFSPRPVLRRNTVLAEVVDKIKLSEMFAAPELYSGGDGDVPCDFCPAENKLRAVKSCLVCLASFCEHHVVPHREVGTLRRHKLVAAVACLPERLCAQHRLGLEPAGGGLEWSGGCLLCEADQEELHNVDAHRARRQQLQLQETQKNIQERMRRGERELEELQKSLQLLKASALAVLEESEAVFADISEHLEKTKAEVRTKLKAKERVAVGRTERDIETLEKDLEELRRRDQEISRLLQSGDSAHFLQAAPPLFVTTNGWHNRAVCLPSEAFGSARRALSHLCSRLEEVCREEEDKISRAVNENYVSAGECVKAAPSSFRLSSLSLQLADQRMRAVFLHCACRLSLDPDTAHPTLLLLEGHQRAHCGEEPQSYPPHPQRFDSVAQVLCREGQFGDASYWEVEWRGGGWVDIGVTYRGIGRKGGGKPCLLGRNENSWRLRCTHTGYAAWHDNRKTTVAAPACPRIGVFLERNKGALSFYSISDTVVLLHTFRCLFSHPLYPAFRLDLDSTLIICPPEGSNGNPS from the exons ATGGCCCACGCCAGTATCTCGGTGACGGAGAGCCAGTTCAAGTGTCCCGTGTGCCTGGACATCCTGAAGGAGCCGGTGTCCACCCCCTGCGGACACACCTACTGCATGTCCTGCATCAACAACTACTGGGACCAGGCCGAGTCCGGTCAGTTCAGCTGCCCCCAGTGCCGGGAGACATTCAGCCCCCGGCCGGTGCTGCGGAGGAACACAGTGCTCGCCGAAGTCGTCGATAAAATCAAGCTGAGCGAAATGTTCGCGGCCCCGGAACTCTACAGTGGTGGTGACGGGGACGTCCCTTGCGACTTCTGCCCGGCGGAGAACAAGCTGAGGGCGGTCAAGTCGTGTCTGGTGTGCCTGGCGTCCTTCTGCGAGCACCACGTTGTGCCGCACCGGGAGGTGGGCACGCTGCGGCGGCACAAGCTGGTGGCCGCGGTGGCGTGTCTCCCGGAGCGGCTGTGCGCTCAGCACCGGCTGGGTCTGGAGCCTGCGGGGGGCGGCTTGGAGTGGAGCGGCGGCTGCCTGCTGTGCGAGGCTGACCAAGAGGAGCTGCATAACGTGGACGCCCACAGAGCCAGGAGACAG cagctgcagctacaggagactcagaagaacatccaggagaggatgaggagaggagagagagagctggaggagctccagaagAGCCTGCAGTTACTCAag GCGTCGGCCTTGGCTGTTCTGGAGGAGAGTGAAGCTGTGTTTGCAGACATTTCAGAGCATCTGGAGAAGACAAAAGCAGag GTTCGAACGAAGCTAAAGGCAAAGGAGCGAGTGGCGGTTGGGCGAACTGAGCGCGACATAGAGACACTGGAGAaagacctggaggagctgaggaggagggatcAGGAGATTAGTCGGCTCCTCCAAAGTGGGGACAGTGCCCACTTTTTACAG GCTGCTCCTCCGCTCTTTGTTACCACCAACGGTTGGCACAACAGAGCTGTCTGCCTGCCCTCGGAGGCCTTCGGCAGCGCCAGGAGAGCGCTGAGCCACCTCTGCAGCCGTTTGGAGGAggtctgcagggaggaggaggataaaatCAGCAGGGCAG tCAATGAAAACTACGTCTCTGCCGGCGAATGTGTGAAAG CCGCGCCTTCGTCCTTCCGTCTGTCCTCGTTGTCTCTGCAGCTGGCTGACCAGAGGATGAGGGCAGTCTTCCTCCACT gtGCTTGTCGTCTCTCCTTAGACCCTGATACTGCCCACCCCACTCTGCTTCTCCTGGAGGGACATCAACGTGCCCACTGTGGCGAGGAGCCTCAGTCTTACCCACCTCACCCACAGCGCTTTGACTCAGTGGCTCAGGTTCTGTGCAGGGAAGGACAGTTTGGTGATGCCAGCtactgggaggtggagtggaggGGCGGGGGCTGGGTCGACATCGGCGTCACTTACCGGGGTATTGGACGCAAAGGTGGGGGAAAGCCGTGTCTGCTGGGTCGCAATGAGAACTCTTGGCGGTTGAGGTGCACACATACTGGATATGCTGCCTGGCATGACAACCGTAAGACCACCGTGGCCGCGCCAGCATGCCCCAGGATCGGTGTGTTTCTGGAGCGTAACAAGGGGGCGCTGTCCTTCTACAGCATATCGGACACCGTGGTGCTGCTGCACACTTTTCGCTGCCTGTTCTCACACCCTCTGTATCCGGCGTTCCGGCTGGATCTTGACTCTACCCTGATTATCTGCCCTCCTGAGGGCAGTAATGGAAACCCATCCTAG
- the LOC101073623 gene encoding E3 ubiquitin/ISG15 ligase TRIM25-like isoform X2: MAHASISVTESQFKCPVCLDILKEPVSTPCGHTYCMSCINNYWDQAESGQFSCPQCRETFSPRPVLRRNTVLAEVVDKIKLSEMFAAPELYSGGDGDVPCDFCPAENKLRAVKSCLVCLASFCEHHVVPHREVGTLRRHKLVAAVACLPERLCAQHRLGLEPAGGGLEWSGGCLLCEADQEELHNVDAHRARRQLQLQETQKNIQERMRRGERELEELQKSLQLLKASALAVLEESEAVFADISEHLEKTKAEVRTKLKAKERVAVGRTERDIETLEKDLEELRRRDQEISRLLQSGDSAHFLQAAPPLFVTTNGWHNRAVCLPSEAFGSARRALSHLCSRLEEVCREEEDKISRAVNENYVSAGECVKENSKPHQTQPTSAGQSEAAPSSFRLSSLSLQLADQRMRAVFLHCACRLSLDPDTAHPTLLLLEGHQRAHCGEEPQSYPPHPQRFDSVAQVLCREGQFGDASYWEVEWRGGGWVDIGVTYRGIGRKGGGKPCLLGRNENSWRLRCTHTGYAAWHDNRKTTVAAPACPRIGVFLERNKGALSFYSISDTVVLLHTFRCLFSHPLYPAFRLDLDSTLIICPPEGSNGNPS, from the exons ATGGCCCACGCCAGTATCTCGGTGACGGAGAGCCAGTTCAAGTGTCCCGTGTGCCTGGACATCCTGAAGGAGCCGGTGTCCACCCCCTGCGGACACACCTACTGCATGTCCTGCATCAACAACTACTGGGACCAGGCCGAGTCCGGTCAGTTCAGCTGCCCCCAGTGCCGGGAGACATTCAGCCCCCGGCCGGTGCTGCGGAGGAACACAGTGCTCGCCGAAGTCGTCGATAAAATCAAGCTGAGCGAAATGTTCGCGGCCCCGGAACTCTACAGTGGTGGTGACGGGGACGTCCCTTGCGACTTCTGCCCGGCGGAGAACAAGCTGAGGGCGGTCAAGTCGTGTCTGGTGTGCCTGGCGTCCTTCTGCGAGCACCACGTTGTGCCGCACCGGGAGGTGGGCACGCTGCGGCGGCACAAGCTGGTGGCCGCGGTGGCGTGTCTCCCGGAGCGGCTGTGCGCTCAGCACCGGCTGGGTCTGGAGCCTGCGGGGGGCGGCTTGGAGTGGAGCGGCGGCTGCCTGCTGTGCGAGGCTGACCAAGAGGAGCTGCATAACGTGGACGCCCACAGAGCCAGGAGACAG ctgcagctacaggagactcagaagaacatccaggagaggatgaggagaggagagagagagctggaggagctccagaagAGCCTGCAGTTACTCAag GCGTCGGCCTTGGCTGTTCTGGAGGAGAGTGAAGCTGTGTTTGCAGACATTTCAGAGCATCTGGAGAAGACAAAAGCAGag GTTCGAACGAAGCTAAAGGCAAAGGAGCGAGTGGCGGTTGGGCGAACTGAGCGCGACATAGAGACACTGGAGAaagacctggaggagctgaggaggagggatcAGGAGATTAGTCGGCTCCTCCAAAGTGGGGACAGTGCCCACTTTTTACAG GCTGCTCCTCCGCTCTTTGTTACCACCAACGGTTGGCACAACAGAGCTGTCTGCCTGCCCTCGGAGGCCTTCGGCAGCGCCAGGAGAGCGCTGAGCCACCTCTGCAGCCGTTTGGAGGAggtctgcagggaggaggaggataaaatCAGCAGGGCAG tCAATGAAAACTACGTCTCTGCCGGCGAATGTGTGAAAG AGAACTCCAAACCACACCAAACACAACCAACATCTGCAGGGCAAAGTGAGG CCGCGCCTTCGTCCTTCCGTCTGTCCTCGTTGTCTCTGCAGCTGGCTGACCAGAGGATGAGGGCAGTCTTCCTCCACT gtGCTTGTCGTCTCTCCTTAGACCCTGATACTGCCCACCCCACTCTGCTTCTCCTGGAGGGACATCAACGTGCCCACTGTGGCGAGGAGCCTCAGTCTTACCCACCTCACCCACAGCGCTTTGACTCAGTGGCTCAGGTTCTGTGCAGGGAAGGACAGTTTGGTGATGCCAGCtactgggaggtggagtggaggGGCGGGGGCTGGGTCGACATCGGCGTCACTTACCGGGGTATTGGACGCAAAGGTGGGGGAAAGCCGTGTCTGCTGGGTCGCAATGAGAACTCTTGGCGGTTGAGGTGCACACATACTGGATATGCTGCCTGGCATGACAACCGTAAGACCACCGTGGCCGCGCCAGCATGCCCCAGGATCGGTGTGTTTCTGGAGCGTAACAAGGGGGCGCTGTCCTTCTACAGCATATCGGACACCGTGGTGCTGCTGCACACTTTTCGCTGCCTGTTCTCACACCCTCTGTATCCGGCGTTCCGGCTGGATCTTGACTCTACCCTGATTATCTGCCCTCCTGAGGGCAGTAATGGAAACCCATCCTAG
- the LOC101073623 gene encoding E3 ubiquitin/ISG15 ligase TRIM25-like isoform X1: protein MAHASISVTESQFKCPVCLDILKEPVSTPCGHTYCMSCINNYWDQAESGQFSCPQCRETFSPRPVLRRNTVLAEVVDKIKLSEMFAAPELYSGGDGDVPCDFCPAENKLRAVKSCLVCLASFCEHHVVPHREVGTLRRHKLVAAVACLPERLCAQHRLGLEPAGGGLEWSGGCLLCEADQEELHNVDAHRARRQQLQLQETQKNIQERMRRGERELEELQKSLQLLKASALAVLEESEAVFADISEHLEKTKAEVRTKLKAKERVAVGRTERDIETLEKDLEELRRRDQEISRLLQSGDSAHFLQAAPPLFVTTNGWHNRAVCLPSEAFGSARRALSHLCSRLEEVCREEEDKISRAVNENYVSAGECVKENSKPHQTQPTSAGQSEAAPSSFRLSSLSLQLADQRMRAVFLHCACRLSLDPDTAHPTLLLLEGHQRAHCGEEPQSYPPHPQRFDSVAQVLCREGQFGDASYWEVEWRGGGWVDIGVTYRGIGRKGGGKPCLLGRNENSWRLRCTHTGYAAWHDNRKTTVAAPACPRIGVFLERNKGALSFYSISDTVVLLHTFRCLFSHPLYPAFRLDLDSTLIICPPEGSNGNPS from the exons ATGGCCCACGCCAGTATCTCGGTGACGGAGAGCCAGTTCAAGTGTCCCGTGTGCCTGGACATCCTGAAGGAGCCGGTGTCCACCCCCTGCGGACACACCTACTGCATGTCCTGCATCAACAACTACTGGGACCAGGCCGAGTCCGGTCAGTTCAGCTGCCCCCAGTGCCGGGAGACATTCAGCCCCCGGCCGGTGCTGCGGAGGAACACAGTGCTCGCCGAAGTCGTCGATAAAATCAAGCTGAGCGAAATGTTCGCGGCCCCGGAACTCTACAGTGGTGGTGACGGGGACGTCCCTTGCGACTTCTGCCCGGCGGAGAACAAGCTGAGGGCGGTCAAGTCGTGTCTGGTGTGCCTGGCGTCCTTCTGCGAGCACCACGTTGTGCCGCACCGGGAGGTGGGCACGCTGCGGCGGCACAAGCTGGTGGCCGCGGTGGCGTGTCTCCCGGAGCGGCTGTGCGCTCAGCACCGGCTGGGTCTGGAGCCTGCGGGGGGCGGCTTGGAGTGGAGCGGCGGCTGCCTGCTGTGCGAGGCTGACCAAGAGGAGCTGCATAACGTGGACGCCCACAGAGCCAGGAGACAG cagctgcagctacaggagactcagaagaacatccaggagaggatgaggagaggagagagagagctggaggagctccagaagAGCCTGCAGTTACTCAag GCGTCGGCCTTGGCTGTTCTGGAGGAGAGTGAAGCTGTGTTTGCAGACATTTCAGAGCATCTGGAGAAGACAAAAGCAGag GTTCGAACGAAGCTAAAGGCAAAGGAGCGAGTGGCGGTTGGGCGAACTGAGCGCGACATAGAGACACTGGAGAaagacctggaggagctgaggaggagggatcAGGAGATTAGTCGGCTCCTCCAAAGTGGGGACAGTGCCCACTTTTTACAG GCTGCTCCTCCGCTCTTTGTTACCACCAACGGTTGGCACAACAGAGCTGTCTGCCTGCCCTCGGAGGCCTTCGGCAGCGCCAGGAGAGCGCTGAGCCACCTCTGCAGCCGTTTGGAGGAggtctgcagggaggaggaggataaaatCAGCAGGGCAG tCAATGAAAACTACGTCTCTGCCGGCGAATGTGTGAAAG AGAACTCCAAACCACACCAAACACAACCAACATCTGCAGGGCAAAGTGAGG CCGCGCCTTCGTCCTTCCGTCTGTCCTCGTTGTCTCTGCAGCTGGCTGACCAGAGGATGAGGGCAGTCTTCCTCCACT gtGCTTGTCGTCTCTCCTTAGACCCTGATACTGCCCACCCCACTCTGCTTCTCCTGGAGGGACATCAACGTGCCCACTGTGGCGAGGAGCCTCAGTCTTACCCACCTCACCCACAGCGCTTTGACTCAGTGGCTCAGGTTCTGTGCAGGGAAGGACAGTTTGGTGATGCCAGCtactgggaggtggagtggaggGGCGGGGGCTGGGTCGACATCGGCGTCACTTACCGGGGTATTGGACGCAAAGGTGGGGGAAAGCCGTGTCTGCTGGGTCGCAATGAGAACTCTTGGCGGTTGAGGTGCACACATACTGGATATGCTGCCTGGCATGACAACCGTAAGACCACCGTGGCCGCGCCAGCATGCCCCAGGATCGGTGTGTTTCTGGAGCGTAACAAGGGGGCGCTGTCCTTCTACAGCATATCGGACACCGTGGTGCTGCTGCACACTTTTCGCTGCCTGTTCTCACACCCTCTGTATCCGGCGTTCCGGCTGGATCTTGACTCTACCCTGATTATCTGCCCTCCTGAGGGCAGTAATGGAAACCCATCCTAG